One uncultured Caproiciproducens sp. DNA segment encodes these proteins:
- a CDS encoding sensor histidine kinase, which produces MSLTDFLKDKVYNLIFVLLSAAFAASLLLTLGVGAYAAVFVAMVFLLGEAAALGMEFLRKRAFYNTLIKNLENLDKKYLISEMLDEPSFCEGKILCEVVKTADKSMNDEIAGYRHASQEYREYIEAWVHEVKTPISSSRLIIENNKNDVTINLNEELMKIENYVEQALFYSRSNHVEKDYVIKKTTLKALVSSALKRNSAALIEGKINLEASALEKTVFTDVKWTDFIIGQILMNSVKYRGKEPKIEIYGLQNQNGVTLMIADNGIGICKKDLGRVFDKGFTGENGRASAKSTGIGLYLCKKLCDKLNLGLSIASTESRGTVVSIVFPRSNMFE; this is translated from the coding sequence ATGAGCCTGACCGATTTTTTAAAAGATAAAGTTTATAATCTGATCTTTGTATTGCTTTCGGCAGCGTTCGCGGCTTCACTGCTGTTAACCCTTGGTGTTGGTGCCTATGCCGCCGTTTTCGTTGCAATGGTGTTTCTCCTTGGAGAGGCGGCCGCTTTGGGCATGGAGTTCCTGCGGAAAAGGGCGTTTTACAATACACTGATCAAAAATCTTGAAAATCTGGATAAGAAATATTTGATCTCCGAAATGCTGGACGAACCCTCCTTCTGCGAAGGGAAAATTCTTTGTGAGGTGGTGAAAACAGCCGATAAATCGATGAATGATGAGATAGCCGGGTATCGCCATGCTTCTCAGGAGTACCGGGAATATATTGAAGCCTGGGTGCACGAAGTGAAAACGCCGATTTCCTCCAGCAGGCTGATTATTGAAAACAATAAAAACGATGTAACGATCAATCTGAATGAGGAACTGATGAAAATAGAGAATTATGTGGAACAGGCGCTGTTTTACTCACGCAGCAACCATGTGGAAAAGGATTATGTCATTAAAAAGACGACGCTGAAAGCGCTGGTCAGTTCGGCGCTGAAAAGAAATTCCGCCGCATTGATCGAGGGAAAAATCAATCTGGAAGCATCTGCGCTTGAAAAGACGGTGTTTACCGATGTGAAATGGACGGATTTCATTATTGGCCAGATTTTAATGAATTCGGTCAAATACCGGGGGAAAGAACCCAAAATTGAAATTTACGGCCTGCAGAATCAAAACGGCGTTACGCTGATGATCGCGGACAATGGAATCGGAATCTGCAAAAAGGATTTGGGCCGCGTGTTTGACAAGGGATTTACGGGAGAAAACGGCAGGGCTTCCGCAAAATCTACCGGAATCGGCCTTTATCTGTGTAAAAAGCTTTGTGACAAACTGAATCTCGGTCTTTCCATTGCATCTACGGAAAGCCGGGGAACAGTGGTTTCGATTGTTTTTCCCAGAAGTAATATGTTTGAATAG
- a CDS encoding FAD-dependent protein, translated as MYDYDVIVIGAGPAGIFTALEMDRLAPEKKVLVVDTGSTIDRRSCPARTSGQCAHCKTCNIMNGWAGAGAFSDGKLSLSDEVGGNITDYMPVAKARELIRYADDIYLHFGAPDKIFGKSDKFAEKVSYEARRENIQLIPCPVRHMGTEYSFEVLRGMYRYLSSRPNFEFREYTTADSIFVENGKAEGVWLVDRAGERTLVRAPYVVAAPGRGGAEWLARIAQENKLATANNEVDIGVRVEVPNAVMDHLTKNLYEAKLVYYSDTFENKVRTFCMNPGGIVSEEHYDGGIDGGIAVVNGHSYADEDKHSENTNFAMLVSTRFTEPFNQPIEYGRYIAQLGNMLTGGGIMVQRLGDLLLGRRTDYTRLKKSTTIPTLKNAVPGDLSFVLPHRHLTSIVESLRAFDKLAPGLYSKNTLLYGVEVKFYSSKVSVKNNFETEIQNLYTIGDGAGITRGLMQASVTGVVVARDIAEKLN; from the coding sequence ATGTACGACTATGATGTGATTGTAATTGGTGCCGGCCCTGCCGGCATTTTTACAGCGTTGGAAATGGATCGGCTTGCACCCGAAAAGAAAGTGCTTGTTGTCGATACCGGCAGTACAATCGACCGGCGCTCCTGTCCCGCAAGGACCTCGGGCCAGTGCGCCCACTGTAAAACCTGCAATATTATGAACGGCTGGGCGGGCGCCGGCGCTTTTTCAGACGGAAAGCTGTCTCTTTCCGACGAGGTCGGAGGCAATATAACCGATTATATGCCTGTTGCCAAAGCAAGAGAGCTGATTCGTTATGCCGACGATATTTATCTTCATTTTGGCGCTCCCGATAAAATATTCGGAAAGAGCGACAAGTTTGCGGAAAAGGTGTCCTATGAAGCGCGCAGGGAAAATATACAGCTGATTCCCTGCCCGGTGCGTCACATGGGTACAGAGTATTCCTTTGAGGTGCTGCGCGGCATGTACCGCTACCTTTCCAGCCGCCCGAACTTTGAATTCAGGGAATACACCACGGCTGATTCCATTTTTGTGGAAAACGGAAAAGCGGAAGGCGTTTGGCTTGTCGACCGCGCGGGAGAACGCACACTGGTCCGCGCTCCTTATGTGGTTGCCGCACCCGGGCGCGGCGGAGCCGAGTGGCTGGCACGCATTGCGCAGGAAAACAAGCTAGCCACCGCCAACAACGAAGTAGATATCGGCGTGCGCGTTGAAGTGCCGAATGCCGTGATGGATCATCTGACAAAAAATCTATATGAAGCAAAACTCGTTTACTATTCGGATACGTTTGAGAATAAAGTACGAACCTTCTGTATGAATCCGGGCGGCATTGTCAGCGAAGAACACTACGATGGCGGGATCGATGGTGGAATTGCGGTTGTAAACGGTCACTCCTATGCTGACGAAGACAAGCACAGCGAAAACACCAATTTTGCAATGCTCGTTTCCACCCGGTTTACCGAACCGTTCAATCAGCCGATTGAATACGGAAGATATATCGCGCAGCTCGGCAACATGCTCACCGGCGGCGGGATTATGGTACAGCGGCTGGGCGACCTCCTTCTCGGAAGACGCACGGACTACACCCGGCTGAAAAAGTCAACGACGATCCCAACTTTGAAGAACGCGGTGCCGGGCGACCTGTCCTTTGTACTGCCGCATCGCCACCTGACCAGCATCGTGGAGTCGCTGCGCGCGTTTGACAAACTGGCACCCGGCCTTTACTCGAAAAATACGCTCCTTTACGGAGTGGAAGTTAAATTTTATTCCTCGAAAGTATCGGTAAAAAATAATTTTGAGACGGAGATTCAGAATTTGTACACGATCGGAGACGGTGCCGGTATTACCCGCGGGCTGATGCAGGCTTCTGTAACCGGAGTTGTGGTTGCGAGAGATATCGCGGAAAAACTGAATTAA
- a CDS encoding response regulator transcription factor — protein sequence MSSVFIVEDDVKIRNELTILLEKYGYSCASSDDFTNMPEIILRANPQLVLLDINLPLYDGYHICRKIRQSSPIPIIIVTSRDSDADELMSMNLGADDFITKPYNTQILLAHISSVLKRVYHSEPASVLSHRGVELDVSRSAVRFNGSEAELSKNELRILHLLMRSKDRIVSRNEMMDDLWQSEEFVDDNTLTVNINRLRKKLEGIGVCDYLITKRGLGYMV from the coding sequence ATGTCCTCTGTTTTTATTGTTGAAGACGATGTGAAAATCAGGAATGAACTGACCATACTTCTGGAGAAATATGGCTATTCCTGCGCTTCGTCGGATGATTTTACGAATATGCCGGAAATTATTTTGCGGGCGAATCCGCAGCTTGTTCTGCTGGACATCAATCTGCCGCTTTATGACGGCTACCACATCTGCCGCAAAATCAGGCAGAGTTCACCAATCCCCATTATCATCGTAACAAGCCGTGACAGTGACGCCGACGAGCTGATGAGCATGAATCTCGGTGCGGACGATTTTATTACAAAGCCGTACAATACGCAGATTCTGCTTGCGCACATTTCTTCTGTTTTAAAGCGCGTTTACCACTCCGAACCTGCAAGTGTGCTTTCTCATCGAGGAGTGGAACTGGATGTTTCCCGCAGCGCCGTCCGTTTCAACGGCAGTGAAGCAGAGCTTTCAAAAAATGAGCTGCGCATTCTGCATCTTCTGATGCGCAGCAAAGACCGTATTGTTTCACGCAATGAAATGATGGACGACCTTTGGCAGTCCGAGGAATTTGTGGACGATAACACACTGACGGTCAACATCAACAGGCTCCGTAAAAAGCTGGAGGGCATCGGGGTGTGCGACTATCTGATTACCAAACGGGGATTGGGGTATATGGTATGA
- a CDS encoding asparaginase, protein MNKILLITTGGTIASELTSEGLAPSQNSQQLAAFIGGLTAEYDVNILDLFQLDSSNIQPEEWQCIARTVAREYQNYDGIVLTHGTDTMAYTASVLSFMLQNIPVPVVITGSQLPISHPLTDGVENLRCAFAMACSKRAGVYVAFDRKVILGTRAVKVRTTGFDAFESVNCPPAATIDAAGLKLNEDILPKKNGPFSLDDNLCNSVFLMKLTPGLNPEIFDMLLNMNYKGIVIEAFGAGGLNFIRRDLIAKLQKIVEWGISVVVCSQCLYERSDFTIYQAGQKALQSGVVQGFDMTTEAAVTKLMWALGKTEDPEEIKRIFATNYVGEISLT, encoded by the coding sequence ATGAATAAAATACTGTTGATTACAACCGGCGGCACGATTGCCTCGGAACTAACAAGCGAGGGCCTTGCGCCTTCGCAAAACAGCCAGCAGTTGGCGGCTTTTATCGGCGGCCTAACAGCCGAATATGACGTTAATATTCTAGATTTATTTCAACTTGACAGCTCCAATATCCAGCCCGAAGAATGGCAGTGCATTGCGCGCACGGTCGCCCGTGAATATCAGAACTATGACGGAATCGTACTGACACACGGCACGGACACCATGGCTTACACCGCTTCGGTACTGTCGTTTATGCTTCAAAATATTCCCGTTCCGGTGGTGATCACCGGTTCACAGCTGCCAATCAGCCATCCCCTGACGGACGGGGTTGAAAATCTGCGCTGCGCTTTCGCTATGGCCTGTTCCAAAAGGGCAGGTGTGTATGTCGCGTTTGACCGCAAGGTAATATTGGGAACACGCGCTGTGAAGGTGCGCACGACAGGCTTTGACGCTTTTGAAAGCGTCAACTGCCCGCCTGCCGCGACAATCGACGCGGCAGGCTTAAAGCTCAACGAGGATATTCTGCCAAAAAAGAATGGTCCTTTTTCACTGGACGATAACCTTTGCAACAGTGTCTTTTTAATGAAGCTGACGCCCGGCTTAAATCCTGAAATTTTTGACATGCTTCTAAATATGAATTACAAGGGCATCGTCATTGAAGCGTTCGGCGCGGGCGGGCTTAATTTTATCCGCCGCGACCTGATTGCCAAACTGCAAAAAATTGTTGAGTGGGGTATTTCCGTTGTGGTATGCAGCCAATGCCTGTATGAGCGAAGCGACTTCACGATTTATCAGGCCGGTCAAAAAGCGCTGCAGAGCGGCGTGGTCCAGGGTTTCGACATGACAACGGAAGCCGCGGTTACTAAATTGATGTGGGCATTGGGAAAAACAGAAGACCCCGAAGAAATTAAGCGGATTTTTGCTACAAATTATGTCGGGGAAATCAGCCTTACATAA
- a CDS encoding helix-turn-helix transcriptional regulator, with product MKLKIRDMREDHDITQQQIAEYLMCDQSLYSKYEREEREIPLHLIVRLAQYYHVSVDYLAGLTNVKTPNPAERD from the coding sequence ATGAAATTAAAAATTCGTGACATGAGGGAAGATCATGATATTACTCAACAACAGATAGCTGAATATTTAATGTGCGACCAGTCTTTGTACTCAAAATATGAACGTGAAGAAAGAGAAATTCCGCTGCATCTGATCGTAAGACTTGCCCAATATTATCATGTGAGTGTTGATTATCTTGCCGGTTTAACAAATGTAAAAACGCCTAATCCCGCAGAACGGGATTAG
- a CDS encoding HAD-IA family hydrolase: MIKAVILDMDGTMFDTERLSAEGWKKAGETLGCSDVMKILEQVIGLTAAAEQKLFLKTYGPDFPFEDFRKIGNDYFKDYIKQNGVPVKDGLFELLDYLTQKGYKIAVATSSSRETTMRHFKNTKITGYFDQIICGDMLEKSKPDPDIYLKASQALQISQEECMALEDSPNGILSAYRAGMKTVMVPDMVKPNPELEKMLVACVPNLHDIIHVLERLTGEN; this comes from the coding sequence ATGATTAAAGCAGTAATACTTGATATGGATGGAACGATGTTTGACACTGAGCGGCTTTCAGCCGAAGGATGGAAAAAAGCAGGAGAAACGCTTGGCTGCAGTGATGTAATGAAAATATTAGAACAGGTAATAGGGCTGACGGCCGCGGCGGAACAGAAACTGTTTTTAAAAACATACGGCCCCGATTTCCCGTTCGAAGATTTTAGAAAAATAGGCAATGATTATTTCAAAGATTATATTAAGCAGAACGGTGTTCCGGTGAAAGACGGCCTGTTTGAGCTGCTGGATTATTTAACACAAAAGGGCTATAAAATTGCGGTTGCAACGTCTTCCTCGCGCGAAACCACGATGCGGCATTTTAAAAACACAAAAATAACCGGATATTTCGATCAGATTATTTGTGGGGATATGCTTGAAAAAAGCAAGCCCGATCCGGATATTTACCTGAAAGCGTCCCAGGCACTTCAAATTTCCCAGGAAGAATGCATGGCTCTTGAAGATTCCCCGAATGGAATTCTCTCGGCCTACCGCGCCGGAATGAAAACTGTAATGGTGCCGGACATGGTTAAGCCCAACCCTGAACTTGAGAAAATGCTCGTTGCGTGTGTACCGAATCTGCACGACATCATTCATGTCCTTGAGAGGCTGACGGGTGAAAATTAA
- a CDS encoding YaiI/YqxD family protein codes for MNILVDADACPVKEIIVRLAKKQKLPVTMLIDTSHVINDGYSRVITVDKGRDSADIRLVNLIKIGDIVVTQDFGVAAMALAKGAVVLNQNGMIYDNSNMDRLLFERALGQEMRRAGGRTGKIKKRTKQDDESFERVLSRMIDENI; via the coding sequence ATGAACATTCTGGTGGATGCTGATGCCTGTCCGGTCAAAGAAATTATCGTCCGGCTGGCTAAAAAACAAAAACTGCCCGTAACCATGCTGATTGACACCAGTCATGTGATCAATGACGGCTACAGCAGGGTGATTACTGTGGATAAAGGCCGTGACAGTGCGGATATCCGTCTGGTTAATCTGATTAAGATCGGGGATATCGTTGTAACGCAGGATTTCGGCGTAGCGGCAATGGCGCTTGCCAAAGGCGCTGTCGTGTTAAACCAGAATGGCATGATTTACGATAATTCCAACATGGACCGCCTTCTTTTTGAGCGTGCGCTTGGCCAGGAAATGCGCCGTGCGGGGGGAAGAACCGGAAAAATAAAAAAACGGACAAAGCAGGATGATGAATCGTTCGAGCGGGTTCTTTCACGCATGATTGACGAAAATATTTGA
- a CDS encoding SGNH/GDSL hydrolase family protein, which translates to MIQSVCVFGDSVAKGIVFDSVRNRYILLKDSFVSMIEKNTHIVISNFSKFGCTVTKGGEVLKKHESELNQYDYTVLEFGGNDCDFNWAEVSAFPERKHTANTPVSVFQEYYSKMIDEVKKCGGKPVLLSLPPIDAKRYFAWISRGLNPDNILRWLGDVEYIYRWHEMYNLAVNRLAMLHSIPLIDISSAFLKTGNYQDLICDDGIHPNENGHRLIGETIERYALANT; encoded by the coding sequence ATGATTCAATCCGTATGCGTTTTCGGTGATTCCGTGGCCAAAGGTATTGTTTTTGACAGTGTCCGTAATAGATACATCCTTCTAAAGGACAGTTTTGTCAGCATGATTGAAAAAAACACGCATATTGTGATCAGCAATTTTTCAAAATTCGGCTGTACCGTCACAAAAGGCGGTGAAGTTCTGAAAAAACACGAGTCCGAACTGAATCAGTATGACTACACGGTGTTGGAATTCGGTGGAAACGACTGTGATTTTAACTGGGCGGAGGTTTCGGCTTTCCCCGAGAGAAAACATACAGCGAACACCCCTGTTTCCGTTTTTCAGGAATATTATTCCAAGATGATCGATGAGGTAAAAAAGTGCGGCGGCAAGCCGGTTCTGCTGTCCCTCCCTCCAATCGATGCCAAACGGTATTTCGCGTGGATTTCACGCGGACTGAATCCGGACAATATTCTCCGCTGGCTTGGCGATGTGGAATACATTTACCGCTGGCATGAAATGTACAATCTTGCCGTCAATCGGCTCGCCATGCTGCACAGCATTCCGCTGATTGACATCAGCAGTGCATTTTTAAAGACCGGAAATTATCAAGACCTGATCTGCGATGACGGAATTCATCCAAATGAAAACGGACACCGTCTGATTGGAGAAACCATTGAGCGTTATGCTCTTGCAAACACATGA
- the pglX gene encoding BREX-1 system adenine-specific DNA-methyltransferase PglX gives MMNKAAIKAFAVGAREKLITSISRRAVEMTAEKENRFSELVDDIEKKGFATVVEEVSYTWFIRIIGVRFMEVNGYLPGGVRILSSEIPGHTVPDIAAAVPHSDQSDDLFTALFKKSCRSLAEILPDYFESECSYLEPLLQLSFHDEDGIVRSLVDGISEDDFREAVEIIGWLYQYYNDARKNEVISLYGGRVKREDVPAATQFFTTDWVVRSMVDNSLGQYWLERNPHSALKKKLKYYLGTESVHIDEKVSPQELKILDPCMGSGHILVYAFDVLIEIYQECGYSRHDAAELILRRNLYGFDIDKRSYQLACFALLMKARSCNSDILSCGIHLNLYDIREGTGIGEDLLAFVADRDEQIKEDLQSILSALHGAAEYGSLIQMEPSDFDRIFRRVEDIRQQECENLFSIAYREDTLKKLLPLLKQVRAMAGKYTIVATNPPYLNRMNKKLKNYVNHYYRDYAGDLFSVFIYRSFDFCIPDGYCAFMTPFVWMFIKSYQKLREYIVKNKSISSLIQLEYSAFDEATVPICTFVLKNGPESRPGIYLKLSDFRGGMEVQKRKVIEAVQNPGCNYRFETSAQQFALIPGMPIAYWAGEKFGEIFSDVPSLSESATVTNGLFTCDNKRFLRFWYEVPADKIHFHCTDRADCLQSSRKWYPYNKGGDFRKWYGNQEYVVNFQNFGEEISAYRVQSGQSASFPGQNFYFQQSISWSFVSSSKFGVRYYPVGFVFDIAGSSVFTNREDDIHYVLGFLSSSCAFEMLNLMNPTLNYQAGNIAKLPLKIDESLKRRINELVAENIAISKEDWDFLETSWNFHTHPLVYFKPEGENCTIADAFASWKDFTDHRFERMKKNEEELNRIFIALCGLQNELPPEVEDRDITIRRADFSCDIRSFLSFAVGCMFGRYTVPGFAAESGTDILPITPYLKGDLADQLVSFVKLVFGEKTLEENLSIIASALSGNGSAIDTIRNYYMNEFYREHIRTYKKRPIYWLIDGGVFQALCYIHSYHENTLAQALHYLTKSEAALREYAEKEELTKKQNEKLTAQLARLHDYGGRLKKAAAKKISIDLDDGVLNNYSKAQGGETLFPTIK, from the coding sequence ATGATGAATAAGGCGGCAATCAAGGCATTTGCGGTTGGCGCAAGGGAAAAACTCATAACATCAATCTCTCGGCGGGCCGTTGAAATGACGGCGGAAAAAGAAAATCGATTTTCGGAACTTGTGGATGATATTGAGAAAAAGGGATTTGCGACTGTCGTGGAGGAAGTTTCCTACACTTGGTTTATTCGTATCATCGGGGTGCGGTTTATGGAGGTCAACGGCTATCTGCCGGGCGGAGTGCGCATCCTTTCGTCTGAAATTCCGGGACACACCGTCCCGGACATCGCGGCGGCTGTGCCGCACAGCGATCAGTCCGATGATCTTTTTACCGCGCTTTTTAAGAAAAGCTGCCGCTCACTGGCTGAAATTCTGCCGGATTATTTTGAAAGCGAATGCAGCTATCTTGAACCGCTTCTGCAATTGTCCTTCCACGACGAAGACGGAATTGTCCGCAGTCTTGTAGACGGTATATCAGAGGATGATTTCAGGGAAGCTGTTGAGATCATCGGTTGGCTGTACCAGTATTATAATGATGCCCGTAAAAACGAGGTCATCAGCCTTTATGGCGGAAGGGTGAAAAGGGAAGACGTTCCTGCCGCCACCCAATTCTTTACGACCGACTGGGTTGTGCGCAGTATGGTGGACAATTCGCTCGGGCAATACTGGCTTGAACGCAATCCGCACAGCGCACTGAAAAAGAAATTGAAGTACTATCTCGGTACGGAAAGTGTACACATTGATGAAAAAGTCTCGCCGCAGGAGCTTAAAATTCTCGACCCCTGCATGGGCAGCGGGCACATATTGGTATATGCGTTTGACGTGCTGATCGAAATTTATCAGGAGTGCGGCTATTCCCGGCATGATGCTGCGGAATTGATTCTTCGCCGCAATCTCTATGGATTTGACATCGACAAACGCTCCTATCAGCTCGCCTGTTTTGCTCTACTGATGAAAGCGCGCAGTTGCAATTCGGACATTTTGTCCTGCGGCATCCATTTGAATCTATATGATATCAGGGAAGGCACCGGTATCGGTGAGGATTTGCTGGCCTTTGTAGCGGACCGCGACGAACAAATCAAAGAGGATTTGCAAAGCATTCTGTCCGCCCTGCACGGAGCCGCTGAATACGGCAGCTTGATTCAAATGGAACCGTCTGACTTTGACAGGATATTCCGGCGTGTGGAGGATATCAGACAGCAGGAATGTGAAAACCTGTTCAGTATTGCCTATCGGGAAGACACGCTCAAAAAGCTTCTGCCGCTTTTAAAACAGGTACGGGCGATGGCTGGGAAATATACGATTGTTGCTACAAACCCTCCTTATTTAAACAGGATGAATAAAAAACTCAAAAATTATGTAAATCATTATTATCGTGATTATGCCGGGGACCTGTTCTCCGTGTTTATATACCGCAGTTTTGACTTTTGCATCCCCGACGGTTACTGCGCCTTCATGACGCCGTTTGTCTGGATGTTTATTAAATCCTATCAGAAATTAAGAGAATATATTGTTAAAAATAAATCAATTTCCTCCCTCATCCAGCTCGAATATTCCGCTTTTGATGAGGCTACGGTGCCGATCTGCACTTTTGTGCTGAAAAACGGACCTGAAAGCAGACCGGGAATCTATTTAAAACTGTCTGATTTTCGGGGCGGCATGGAGGTACAAAAACGAAAGGTGATTGAGGCGGTGCAGAACCCGGGCTGCAATTATCGCTTTGAGACTTCGGCGCAGCAGTTCGCCTTGATTCCCGGTATGCCGATCGCTTACTGGGCGGGTGAAAAATTCGGAGAAATATTTTCTGATGTTCCGTCCCTTAGTGAAAGCGCGACGGTTACAAATGGGCTTTTCACCTGCGACAATAAACGCTTTTTGCGTTTCTGGTATGAAGTGCCTGCTGACAAAATTCATTTTCACTGTACCGACAGGGCGGACTGCCTGCAAAGCAGCCGAAAGTGGTATCCCTATAATAAGGGCGGGGATTTCAGAAAATGGTATGGAAATCAGGAGTACGTTGTCAATTTTCAGAATTTTGGGGAAGAGATCAGCGCTTACCGTGTGCAGTCCGGGCAGTCGGCTTCCTTTCCCGGCCAAAACTTCTATTTTCAGCAGAGCATCTCATGGTCATTCGTCAGTTCCTCTAAATTTGGCGTGCGTTATTATCCAGTCGGATTTGTGTTCGACATAGCAGGATCTTCGGTTTTTACGAACCGTGAGGATGACATTCATTATGTTCTCGGATTTTTATCCAGCAGCTGTGCTTTTGAGATGCTGAATCTGATGAATCCGACGCTCAACTATCAGGCGGGAAATATCGCGAAACTTCCGCTAAAAATTGATGAAAGCCTAAAGCGAAGAATTAATGAACTGGTTGCAGAAAATATCGCTATTTCTAAAGAAGATTGGGATTTTCTTGAAACAAGCTGGAATTTTCATACTCATCCGTTGGTGTATTTCAAGCCAGAGGGAGAAAACTGTACCATTGCCGACGCCTTTGCCTCGTGGAAAGATTTTACGGATCACCGTTTTGAGCGGATGAAAAAGAATGAGGAAGAACTCAATCGGATTTTTATTGCTCTTTGCGGTCTGCAGAATGAGTTGCCGCCGGAGGTGGAAGATCGGGACATTACTATCCGCAGAGCGGACTTTTCCTGTGATATCCGCAGCTTTCTCAGTTTTGCCGTCGGCTGCATGTTCGGACGGTACACCGTTCCCGGTTTTGCTGCGGAAAGCGGAACAGACATTTTGCCGATTACTCCATATTTGAAAGGCGACCTTGCCGATCAGCTGGTTTCCTTTGTAAAGCTTGTGTTCGGCGAAAAAACATTGGAAGAAAATCTTTCAATTATCGCATCCGCGCTCAGCGGGAACGGCAGCGCAATAGACACTATTCGCAACTATTACATGAATGAATTTTACCGCGAGCATATCAGGACCTACAAAAAGAGGCCGATATACTGGCTGATTGACGGCGGCGTTTTTCAGGCGCTGTGCTATATACATTCCTATCATGAAAATACGCTTGCACAAGCACTGCACTACTTAACAAAGTCGGAGGCAGCGCTCAGGGAATATGCTGAAAAGGAGGAATTGACGAAAAAACAAAATGAAAAATTAACCGCGCAGCTCGCCCGTCTTCATGATTACGGCGGCCGGCTGAAAAAAGCGGCGGCAAAGAAAATCAGTATTGATTTGGATGATGGTGTGCTGAATAATTATAGTAAGGCGCAGGGAGGGGAAACCCTTTTTCCCACAATCAAATAA
- a CDS encoding ABC transporter ATP-binding protein codes for MQKILTVEHIEKYYGNKGNLTKAVDDISFEVDKGEFVGIMGASGSGKTTLLNCISTIDSATAGHIVINGMDITKLNSKKLSKFRREQLGFIFQDFNLLDTLTAFENIALALTIMKTPVGEIDVRVHQVAKELEIEDVLKKYPYQMSGGQKQRVASARAIVTHPSLILADEPTGALDSKSSRMLLESFETLNNNLEATILMVTHDAFTASYCHRILFIKDGKMFNELVRGDDTRRQFFNKIIEVVTLLGGDNSNVL; via the coding sequence ATGCAGAAAATTTTAACGGTTGAACATATTGAAAAATATTACGGAAACAAAGGTAATTTGACCAAAGCGGTGGACGATATCAGCTTTGAAGTTGACAAGGGGGAATTTGTCGGTATCATGGGCGCCTCCGGCAGCGGGAAAACGACGCTTCTGAACTGCATTTCCACGATCGATTCCGCAACGGCGGGCCATATTGTCATTAACGGGATGGACATTACAAAGTTGAATTCCAAAAAGCTTTCCAAATTCCGCCGGGAACAGCTTGGGTTTATCTTCCAGGACTTCAATCTGTTGGACACATTGACCGCATTCGAAAATATTGCGCTTGCGCTGACGATTATGAAAACTCCGGTAGGGGAAATTGATGTCCGGGTGCATCAGGTGGCAAAAGAACTGGAAATTGAAGATGTGCTGAAAAAGTATCCTTATCAAATGTCGGGCGGACAAAAGCAGCGTGTCGCCTCGGCCCGCGCCATCGTTACCCATCCGTCCCTGATTCTGGCGGATGAACCGACAGGCGCGCTCGACTCAAAATCCTCCCGGATGCTGCTGGAAAGCTTTGAAACGCTCAACAACAATCTGGAAGCGACCATTCTGATGGTGACGCATGACGCGTTTACTGCAAGTTACTGCCACCGGATTCTGTTTATCAAGGACGGAAAAATGTTCAATGAGCTGGTTCGCGGCGACGATACCCGCAGGCAGTTTTTTAATAAGATTATTGAAGTGGTAACCCTGCTCGGAGGTGACAATTCCAATGTTCTTTAA